A single region of the Winslowiella toletana genome encodes:
- a CDS encoding PTS sugar transporter subunit IIC → MSSVYQVLINIIERKITPMAGAVGQQRHVIAIRDGFVAALPFMIIGSFMLVFIFPPFSPDTTWRFARAWLDFSVNHRQQLMLPYNLSMGVMTFFISVGIGASIGKHYKLDPVMTGLLAFMGFLLVAAPYQDGKIATDYFSGQGIFTAIITALYTSEVYAWLKRHNITIRLPKEVPTGVARSFEILIPVIVIVATLHPLNLLIESWTGMIIPQAIMHLLAPLVSASDSLPAVLISVLVCQVLWFAGIHGALIVTGIMNPFWLTNLAANQAALEAGSLLPHTYLMGFWDFYLLIGGVGSTLPLAFLLLRSRAIHLRTIGKMGVVPSIFNINEPILFGMPIIMNPLFFLPFICVPMINAVFAWTAIKLGWVAQVVSMAPWTTPGPIGASWAANWALSPVFMCLFCMVMSALMYLPFLRVYERTLLQQEAENPQNGAAAQGNDLPART, encoded by the coding sequence ATGAGCTCGGTCTATCAGGTATTGATCAATATCATCGAGCGTAAAATCACGCCGATGGCCGGAGCCGTGGGCCAGCAACGGCATGTTATCGCGATTCGCGATGGCTTTGTTGCCGCGCTGCCGTTTATGATTATTGGCTCGTTTATGCTGGTGTTTATCTTTCCGCCTTTCTCGCCGGATACCACCTGGCGCTTCGCCCGCGCCTGGCTCGATTTCTCCGTCAATCACCGTCAACAGCTGATGCTGCCTTACAACCTCAGTATGGGAGTGATGACCTTTTTTATTTCAGTTGGCATTGGTGCGAGTATTGGTAAACATTACAAGCTCGACCCGGTGATGACCGGTTTGCTGGCTTTTATGGGTTTTTTACTGGTGGCGGCACCTTACCAGGATGGCAAAATCGCCACTGATTACTTCTCCGGGCAGGGAATTTTCACCGCTATTATCACCGCACTGTATACCAGTGAAGTGTATGCATGGCTGAAGCGCCACAACATTACCATCCGCTTGCCGAAAGAGGTGCCGACCGGCGTCGCGCGCTCTTTTGAAATTCTGATCCCGGTGATCGTGATTGTTGCGACACTGCATCCGTTGAATTTGCTGATTGAATCCTGGACCGGAATGATAATTCCGCAGGCGATTATGCATCTGCTGGCGCCGCTGGTATCGGCCTCGGACTCGCTGCCAGCAGTGCTGATTTCGGTGCTGGTGTGTCAGGTGCTGTGGTTTGCCGGTATTCATGGCGCGCTGATCGTCACCGGAATTATGAATCCTTTCTGGTTAACCAACCTGGCGGCGAACCAGGCAGCGCTGGAAGCCGGTAGCCTGTTGCCACATACCTATCTGATGGGATTCTGGGATTTTTATCTGCTGATTGGCGGCGTCGGTTCGACTTTACCCCTGGCCTTCCTGCTGTTACGCAGCCGCGCCATTCACTTGCGCACCATTGGTAAGATGGGCGTAGTACCCAGCATCTTTAATATCAATGAGCCGATTCTGTTCGGCATGCCGATTATTATGAATCCGCTGTTTTTCCTGCCGTTTATCTGTGTGCCAATGATTAACGCCGTATTTGCCTGGACTGCAATTAAGCTGGGCTGGGTTGCGCAGGTGGTGTCGATGGCTCCATGGACCACGCCGGGACCGATAGGTGCTTCATGGGCTGCCAACTGGGCGCTTAGCCCGGTGTTTATGTGCCTGTTTTGTATGGTGATGTCGGCACTGATGTATCTGCCTTTCCTGCGCGTTTACGAGCGCACCTTGCTGCAGCAAGAAGCAGAAAACCCACAAAACGGCGCAGCTGCGCAGGGTAACGATCTTCCGGCCCGTACTTAA
- a CDS encoding PTS sugar transporter subunit IIB, which yields MHKIMLCCSAGMSTSLLVRKMLEEADKRGLAVDIAAYSATEFDDRFADYQVVLLGPQIKYMLETLAEKTVASGIPVAPINMMDYGMQRGDKVLDFALELIAQKGAA from the coding sequence ATGCACAAGATTATGCTTTGTTGTTCCGCCGGGATGTCTACCAGTTTACTGGTGCGCAAAATGCTGGAAGAGGCCGATAAACGCGGGTTGGCAGTCGATATCGCCGCTTACAGTGCCACAGAATTTGACGATCGTTTTGCCGATTACCAGGTGGTGCTGCTGGGGCCGCAGATAAAATATATGCTGGAGACGCTGGCGGAAAAAACCGTTGCTTCCGGCATTCCGGTAGCACCGATCAATATGATGGATTACGGCATGCAGCGCGGCGATAAGGTGCTCGATTTTGCGCTTGAGCTGATTGCTCAAAAAGGAGCCGCCTGA
- a CDS encoding non-ribosomal peptide synthetase, translating to MEQFLLRSNEYNFGYQSAQPTESSVIELFLKHVNAFPQHPAIITPEKTINYLELAQRASSLAVCLAEMEIHSEKPVAILLPPGIENILCQLAILWVGGSCVPLDPSLPDSRLSFMLENVAVNLILTNNAAQRADLAGRQLMLENIAPMEGAIQQMPYCKLERHHRSHILFTSGSVGRPKAVEIESRGIIRLVINTQYVTLSRSDRVAAIANPTFDASLFEIWGALLNGAAVVIIAKETVIDPWLFATALQQYSVSVMFITTALFNLVATTCPEAFRYINTLLVGGEVANRATLMKVLNSAPPRRLVAVYGPTECTVFALSCELHSAEAITDDVPIGLPIDNTCAWVLDDQKNPVAAGTIGNLYVGGDGVARGYWNQPQLNAQQFITFHSAADNQPQRLYHTGDLAWQRADGLFMFAGRRDNQIKIRGHRVELEEIEHQLLESELLQAAAVCVVKNSFAEPLLTGFIVPVSPNRFNKSEIEQWIKQRLPEYMLPRLTVVSSLPMTVSGKIDRQLLLAGIQEKHRLAPAADADMQHKQSVILRVWQEVLNAPDITLDDDFFQWGGNSLQAARVVIEASKKLGRRVSVQNLYDAPSPRRMALSLQQEEVGNSDDPCTIMRNDSRLPADIQPHASELPTRRKVVLLTGASGFLGAFLLRDLLLQPDTERVICLVRAASNPQARLRLKHNLQQYGLWQQAFDARIEALASDIAQPNLALDKVAYEHLAQQCDLIFHVAAHVNYIQPYSAHYAANVLGTLNILRLAVKGKTKPLHYVSTIAVFGPASLFSPVKRIYEGDELTPFLKGMQYASGYSQSQWVAEKLIWQARERGIPLAVYRPGFITGDSESGAGNSADFIARIIKGCIKMGASPLLFNQRDEFIPVNYVSAALIHISRDNINLAKAFHLVPPDPSQSVDFNAFFELINQCGYPLQPLSYTEWLARLETDQSADNPLTPLLPMLSEVVWRQKTRWELYENMPVYDARNMRLALENMTSPLFSPMNRQLLMRYLDYWRTTGILP from the coding sequence ATGGAACAGTTTCTTCTCCGCAGTAATGAATATAACTTTGGTTATCAATCTGCCCAGCCAACTGAAAGCAGCGTAATCGAATTATTTCTCAAGCACGTCAACGCGTTTCCGCAGCACCCCGCAATTATTACTCCGGAAAAAACCATTAATTATCTGGAGCTGGCGCAGCGAGCCAGTTCACTGGCCGTCTGCCTGGCTGAAATGGAGATACATTCTGAAAAGCCGGTGGCTATTTTACTGCCGCCGGGTATTGAAAATATACTCTGTCAGCTGGCGATATTATGGGTCGGAGGCAGCTGCGTTCCGCTCGATCCCTCACTGCCGGATAGCCGATTAAGTTTCATGTTGGAAAATGTAGCGGTCAATTTAATTCTGACCAATAATGCTGCGCAGCGTGCTGATTTAGCCGGACGCCAGTTGATGCTGGAAAATATCGCCCCGATGGAGGGCGCAATCCAGCAGATGCCGTATTGTAAATTAGAGCGGCATCATCGCAGCCATATTTTATTTACCTCAGGTTCTGTTGGCCGACCAAAAGCGGTAGAAATTGAATCAAGAGGAATTATTCGTCTGGTAATTAATACACAATATGTGACGCTAAGCCGTAGCGACCGCGTGGCTGCAATTGCAAATCCGACATTTGATGCCTCGCTGTTTGAAATCTGGGGGGCGCTGCTTAACGGGGCCGCAGTGGTAATTATCGCAAAGGAGACGGTAATCGATCCGTGGTTATTTGCTACGGCATTGCAGCAGTATTCCGTCAGCGTGATGTTTATCACCACCGCCTTATTTAATCTGGTGGCAACAACCTGTCCTGAGGCTTTTCGCTACATCAACACGTTGTTGGTTGGTGGAGAGGTCGCTAATCGGGCGACGCTGATGAAAGTGTTAAACAGCGCGCCGCCGCGCCGCTTAGTCGCGGTATATGGCCCGACCGAGTGCACGGTATTTGCGCTCAGTTGCGAACTGCACTCGGCAGAGGCAATCACTGACGATGTGCCGATTGGCCTGCCTATTGATAACACCTGTGCCTGGGTGCTGGATGACCAAAAAAATCCGGTGGCTGCCGGGACCATTGGTAATCTGTATGTTGGTGGTGATGGCGTGGCTCGTGGCTACTGGAATCAGCCGCAGCTTAATGCGCAGCAGTTTATCACTTTCCATTCAGCAGCAGATAACCAGCCGCAACGCCTTTATCATACCGGCGACTTAGCCTGGCAGCGTGCTGATGGGTTGTTTATGTTTGCCGGTCGCCGGGATAATCAAATTAAGATCCGCGGGCATCGGGTTGAACTCGAAGAGATAGAGCATCAGTTACTGGAAAGTGAGCTGTTACAGGCGGCGGCAGTCTGTGTGGTTAAAAACAGCTTCGCGGAACCGCTGCTGACCGGGTTTATCGTGCCAGTATCGCCTAACAGATTTAATAAGAGTGAAATAGAGCAGTGGATCAAACAGCGTCTGCCTGAGTATATGCTGCCGCGCCTGACGGTGGTCAGCAGCCTGCCGATGACCGTCAGCGGCAAGATCGACCGGCAGTTGCTGCTGGCTGGAATTCAGGAGAAACATCGCCTGGCACCGGCTGCTGATGCGGATATGCAGCATAAACAGTCAGTTATTCTGCGAGTCTGGCAAGAGGTGCTTAATGCGCCGGACATAACCCTTGATGACGATTTTTTTCAGTGGGGCGGTAATTCACTGCAGGCAGCCAGAGTCGTAATTGAAGCCAGTAAAAAGCTTGGTCGGCGGGTATCGGTGCAAAATTTATACGATGCACCTTCGCCGCGCCGGATGGCGCTGAGTTTGCAACAAGAAGAGGTAGGCAACTCTGACGATCCCTGCACGATCATGCGCAATGACAGCCGCTTGCCTGCTGATATTCAGCCACATGCCAGCGAGCTGCCAACCCGCCGCAAAGTGGTGTTACTGACCGGCGCTAGCGGTTTTCTTGGGGCGTTTTTACTGCGCGATCTGCTGCTTCAGCCTGATACGGAACGGGTAATTTGTCTGGTGCGTGCTGCCAGCAACCCACAGGCGCGACTGCGGCTTAAGCATAATTTGCAACAGTATGGATTATGGCAGCAGGCATTTGATGCCCGGATTGAGGCGCTTGCCAGCGATATTGCGCAGCCGAATCTGGCACTGGATAAAGTGGCATATGAGCATCTTGCTCAACAGTGCGACCTGATATTTCACGTGGCTGCGCATGTTAATTATATTCAGCCTTATTCAGCTCATTATGCTGCTAACGTGCTTGGTACACTTAACATTTTACGCTTGGCAGTTAAGGGTAAAACCAAGCCGCTGCACTATGTGTCAACCATTGCTGTATTCGGCCCGGCAAGTTTGTTTTCACCCGTAAAGCGTATTTATGAGGGTGATGAACTGACCCCGTTCCTCAAAGGGATGCAATATGCTTCCGGTTATTCACAAAGTCAGTGGGTGGCTGAAAAATTAATCTGGCAGGCAAGGGAACGCGGCATTCCACTGGCGGTCTATCGACCTGGATTTATTACCGGAGACAGCGAAAGCGGTGCGGGAAACTCAGCTGATTTTATCGCCCGGATAATTAAAGGCTGCATTAAAATGGGTGCTTCACCACTATTGTTTAACCAACGTGATGAATTCATTCCAGTCAATTACGTCAGCGCCGCGCTAATCCATATTTCACGCGATAATATCAATCTGGCGAAGGCTTTCCATCTGGTACCGCCGGACCCGAGTCAGTCTGTCGACTTTAATGCGTTTTTCGAGTTGATTAATCAGTGTGGATATCCCTTGCAGCCGCTAAGTTATACCGAATGGCTGGCGCGGCTGGAAACGGATCAATCCGCTGATAATCCGTTAACCCCGCTGCTGCCGATGCTTTCTGAAGTAGTCTGGCGGCAGAAGACCCGTTGGGAATTATATGAAAATATGCCGGTTTATGACGCAAGGAATATGAGGCTGGCACTGGAAAATATGACTTCTCCACTATTTTCACCAATGAACCGGCAGCTGTTAATGCGTTATCTTGATTACTGGCGCACCACAGGAATTCTGCCGTAA
- a CDS encoding MFS transporter codes for MSEAAQQLQVSSPAKPNLHKTLFATCIGNALEWFDIAVYGFFASYIAHAFFPTEDASVSLLLALGSFGLSFLIRPLGAVVLGAYADREGRKKALLVSISLMLVGGAIITFMPTYASIGLAAPVLIMLARLIQGFSAGGEFGSSTAFLVEHFPERKAFIASWQFATQGASTLMASAFGLGLTWWLSEAQIQQWGWRIPFAFGLIIGPVGLYIRRHLHEPASFKPQQDKSRAPLKILAGRQKELLLLAIGLMVISTAINYMLNYVPTYATKNLHLPGSVAFTATLIAGVILTVVTPLMGLWAEKIGRMPLMWSALILLIITIYPAFSMVVNHTTPLTLILLVGWMALLKSIYFSTVPSLMADLFPMETRASGMAISYNIAVTVFGGFAPLICSLLITATGTSLAPSYYLMLLALLSGWALLRSQRRLA; via the coding sequence ATGAGTGAAGCCGCGCAGCAGCTTCAGGTTTCCAGTCCGGCGAAACCCAATCTGCATAAAACGCTGTTTGCCACCTGCATTGGCAATGCGCTGGAGTGGTTTGATATTGCGGTTTATGGCTTTTTTGCCAGCTATATCGCCCATGCCTTTTTCCCGACCGAGGACGCATCGGTTTCACTGTTGCTGGCGCTGGGCAGTTTTGGTCTTTCGTTTCTGATCCGGCCGCTCGGTGCGGTAGTGCTCGGTGCCTATGCCGACCGTGAAGGGCGGAAAAAAGCCCTGCTGGTGTCGATTTCGCTGATGCTGGTCGGCGGGGCGATTATTACCTTTATGCCGACTTATGCCTCCATCGGCCTGGCAGCACCAGTGCTGATTATGCTGGCACGCCTGATTCAGGGGTTTTCCGCTGGCGGAGAGTTCGGCAGCTCTACCGCGTTTTTAGTTGAACACTTCCCCGAGCGTAAAGCCTTTATCGCCAGCTGGCAGTTTGCCACCCAGGGCGCGAGTACCCTGATGGCTTCCGCTTTCGGGCTCGGCCTGACCTGGTGGCTGAGTGAAGCGCAAATTCAGCAGTGGGGCTGGCGAATTCCGTTTGCTTTCGGGCTGATCATCGGGCCGGTTGGCCTGTATATTCGCCGTCATCTGCATGAGCCGGCCAGCTTTAAGCCGCAGCAGGATAAATCGCGTGCGCCGCTTAAAATTCTCGCCGGTCGGCAGAAAGAGCTGCTGCTACTGGCGATTGGCCTGATGGTCATTTCTACCGCCATTAATTACATGCTCAATTATGTGCCAACTTATGCGACTAAAAACCTGCATCTGCCGGGGTCAGTCGCCTTCACCGCCACCCTGATTGCCGGGGTGATTCTGACGGTGGTTACGCCACTAATGGGGCTGTGGGCTGAAAAAATCGGACGGATGCCGCTGATGTGGAGCGCATTAATTCTGCTTATTATCACCATTTATCCGGCGTTTAGTATGGTTGTTAACCATACCACGCCGCTTACCCTGATTTTGCTGGTTGGCTGGATGGCATTACTAAAGTCGATCTACTTCTCTACCGTACCCTCGTTAATGGCCGATCTGTTTCCAATGGAAACCCGCGCCAGTGGCATGGCGATCAGTTACAACATCGCGGTAACGGTGTTTGGTGGCTTTGCCCCTTTGATATGCAGTTTGCTGATTACCGCCACCGGCACCAGCCTTGCACCCAGTTATTATCTGATGCTGTTGGCTCTGCTTAGTGGCTGGGCGTTACTGCGCAGCCAGCGACGACTGGCATAA
- a CDS encoding M20 family metallopeptidase produces MTGEQAIALATAYFDSGEFRQVLARRVAMVTESQRDDRDTELLRYLDSEIAPALSALGFELHHFANPQAQNRPFLIATRVEDPQLPTVLCYGHGDVVFGDDENWRSGLTPWQLVEEGDRWYARGSADNKGQHSVNIAALEQVYQARGGKLGFNCTFLFEMGEEISSPGLAEICQQQQQLLKADLFIASDGPRLNAVRPTLFLGSRGCINFRLSINAREKDYHSGNWGGLLTNPGTQLANAIACLVNEKGQLQVAALKPPALTAAVREILSDIDPAGGESDPVIDSLWGEEGLSSAERLYGWNTLEVLSFLTGNPARPMNAIPGKATAVCQLRFVVETDWQNLALHVSEHLQRHGFNNIEVEVLRGSPATRLDPTDPLVSWALGLMDKTSGKKSALLPNLGGSLPNEVFSDILGLPTLWIPHSYPACGQHAVDEHMLKSIAREGLQIMTALFWDLGEQGTALIAQHQRHKTSRGQHHE; encoded by the coding sequence ATGACAGGTGAACAGGCAATCGCGCTGGCGACGGCGTATTTTGACAGTGGGGAATTCCGGCAGGTTCTGGCACGTCGCGTGGCGATGGTCACTGAAAGTCAGCGCGACGATCGTGATACAGAGCTGCTGCGCTATCTTGATAGCGAGATTGCGCCAGCGCTGAGCGCACTGGGTTTTGAGTTACACCATTTTGCTAACCCGCAGGCGCAAAACCGCCCGTTTCTGATCGCCACCCGAGTTGAAGACCCGCAGTTGCCGACCGTGCTCTGTTACGGGCATGGTGATGTGGTATTTGGCGATGATGAAAACTGGCGTAGTGGGCTAACGCCATGGCAGCTGGTTGAAGAGGGCGACCGCTGGTATGCACGCGGCAGTGCGGATAATAAAGGACAGCACAGCGTTAATATTGCTGCACTGGAACAGGTATATCAAGCGCGTGGCGGCAAGCTGGGATTTAACTGCACTTTCCTGTTTGAAATGGGAGAAGAGATCAGTTCTCCGGGGCTGGCGGAAATTTGTCAGCAGCAACAGCAGCTGTTGAAAGCCGACCTGTTTATTGCTTCCGACGGACCGCGCCTTAATGCTGTGCGTCCGACGCTGTTTCTCGGTTCCCGTGGCTGCATTAACTTTCGCCTCAGCATTAATGCCCGGGAAAAAGATTATCATTCCGGTAACTGGGGCGGCCTGCTGACCAATCCTGGTACGCAACTGGCTAACGCTATCGCTTGTCTGGTTAATGAAAAAGGACAGTTGCAGGTCGCTGCGCTGAAACCTCCGGCGCTGACGGCGGCGGTGCGCGAAATTCTCAGCGATATTGATCCGGCGGGCGGTGAAAGCGATCCTGTGATCGATAGCCTCTGGGGGGAAGAAGGGTTGTCATCCGCAGAACGCCTGTACGGCTGGAATACTCTCGAGGTTCTCTCTTTTCTTACCGGCAATCCGGCTCGGCCAATGAATGCCATTCCAGGCAAGGCCACCGCAGTATGTCAGCTGCGCTTTGTGGTTGAAACTGACTGGCAGAATCTGGCGCTGCACGTCAGTGAACATCTGCAGCGGCATGGATTTAATAATATTGAGGTAGAAGTGCTTCGCGGCTCTCCGGCGACGCGGCTTGATCCGACCGATCCTCTGGTGAGCTGGGCGCTGGGGCTGATGGACAAAACCAGTGGCAAGAAATCTGCTCTTTTACCCAATCTTGGCGGCTCACTGCCGAACGAGGTGTTCTCCGATATTCTTGGCTTACCGACACTATGGATTCCGCACTCTTATCCTGCCTGTGGTCAACATGCGGTGGATGAACATATGCTGAAATCTATTGCGCGTGAAGGATTGCAGATAATGACCGCGCTGTTCTGGGATCTGGGTGAGCAGGGCACCGCCCTGATTGCGCAGCATCAGAGGCATAAAACTTCGCGGGGGCAGCATCATGAGTGA
- a CDS encoding LysR family transcriptional regulator, with product MHSSEIRYFLAVANSGSLSAASEQLYVAVSAISRQIQRLEARIGVPLFERHARGMTLNEAGQIFENHVRKSLLDMEHAIAEIKGLTAVRRTLIRVACTDGMAFSLLPTLFALFRQQNPAVTFSLNPGSGKEVAERVRDGECDVAFQFSLHPERGVDVVSAYAAPVLIVMQHQHPLAQQQVTLNDLVHYPVVLPESGTTVRQLFDLACQMSGIFIEPVLTCNAFSSHYSFMLNSPLAITLCSHFTVMYQPQEHGLVLKKFGVEQLSQRSLQIQTPPGRQHSAALRLFLQFASHELKQQSELMHRDFGF from the coding sequence ATGCACAGTAGTGAAATCCGTTATTTTCTCGCGGTGGCTAACAGCGGCTCGTTAAGTGCGGCCAGTGAACAACTGTATGTGGCGGTATCGGCCATCAGTCGCCAGATACAACGGCTGGAGGCGCGGATCGGCGTACCGCTGTTTGAACGTCATGCACGTGGAATGACCCTTAACGAGGCCGGGCAGATTTTTGAAAATCACGTGCGAAAAAGTTTGCTGGATATGGAACACGCCATCGCTGAAATCAAGGGTCTGACCGCCGTTCGTCGCACGCTGATTCGCGTCGCCTGTACTGACGGCATGGCGTTTTCTCTGCTCCCCACTCTGTTCGCCTTGTTTCGACAGCAGAATCCGGCGGTGACTTTCAGTCTGAATCCCGGCAGCGGCAAAGAAGTGGCCGAGCGGGTGCGCGACGGCGAGTGCGATGTGGCATTCCAGTTCAGTTTACATCCGGAACGCGGCGTGGATGTCGTTAGCGCTTATGCCGCGCCGGTATTGATTGTCATGCAGCATCAGCATCCACTGGCGCAGCAGCAGGTAACGCTGAACGATTTAGTGCATTATCCGGTGGTTTTGCCGGAGTCCGGCACCACGGTGCGTCAACTGTTCGATCTCGCCTGCCAAATGAGCGGTATCTTTATTGAGCCGGTACTCACCTGTAACGCCTTCTCCAGCCATTACAGTTTTATGCTCAATTCACCGCTGGCGATAACCCTGTGCAGCCACTTTACCGTAATGTACCAGCCGCAGGAGCATGGCCTGGTGCTGAAAAAGTTTGGCGTCGAACAGCTCAGCCAGCGAAGCTTACAGATTCAGACTCCTCCGGGTCGTCAGCACAGTGCCGCCCTGCGCTTGTTTTTGCAATTTGCCAGCCACGAACTAAAACAGCAAAGCGAGCTAATGCATCGCGATTTCGGCTTTTGA
- a CDS encoding acyl-homoserine-lactone synthase, with translation MLKIFNVNYNLLSDNRSEELFTLRKKTFKDRLNWLVNCENNMEFDEYDNAHTNYLFGVYKNMVICSIRFIETKYHNMITGTFKSYFNNIELPKGNYVDASRLFIDKQRARDLGISQQPISTLLFLSMINYSRHAGHKGIYAIVSHPMFIIFKRSGWLISVVEKGLSEKNDTIYLIFMPVDARNQRILIERIIKENPSSFNELTSWPLSFSVGQHRPDQLQLNAQPYSVLGVSNT, from the coding sequence ATGTTAAAAATATTCAATGTAAACTACAATCTACTGTCTGATAACAGATCCGAAGAGTTATTTACGCTGAGAAAGAAAACATTTAAAGACCGCCTGAACTGGTTAGTTAATTGTGAAAATAATATGGAGTTCGATGAGTATGACAATGCGCATACTAACTACTTATTTGGTGTTTATAAAAACATGGTGATTTGTAGCATTCGATTTATTGAAACTAAGTATCACAATATGATAACCGGAACATTTAAATCTTATTTCAATAATATAGAATTGCCGAAGGGAAACTATGTCGATGCCAGCAGATTATTTATCGATAAGCAGCGCGCCAGGGATCTGGGCATCAGTCAGCAACCGATCAGTACATTACTTTTCTTATCGATGATTAACTACAGTCGGCATGCCGGGCATAAGGGAATTTATGCAATCGTCAGCCACCCGATGTTTATTATATTCAAACGCTCAGGATGGCTTATTTCAGTGGTTGAGAAAGGCTTATCAGAGAAGAATGATACTATTTACTTAATTTTCATGCCGGTAGATGCCAGGAATCAACGCATTCTTATTGAGCGGATAATTAAAGAAAACCCATCATCATTCAATGAGTTAACTTCATGGCCATTATCGTTTAGCGTCGGGCAGCACCGGCCTGATCAGCTGCAACTCAATGCCCAGCCTTATAGCGTGCTTGGCGTTAGTAACACCTAA
- a CDS encoding helix-turn-helix transcriptional regulator, with the protein MSNLFFNNEFINNTIKDYLERKLDGYQNIEYAYAIMNKKNPAQFTIISNRMEWFQIYTENNYQFIDPVLITASHRVSPFSWDENIAIKSGLKIPKIFDMARNYDFINGYTFVLHDQNHNLVVLSIIIDKHSGNNTEEKIIKNKSELQMLLITAHEKLLLLYQEVNSIAENEKVDKEIFSKRENEIIYWASMGKTYQEIALILGIKLSTVKFHIGNAVKKLGVTNAKHAIRLGIELQLIRPVLPDAKR; encoded by the coding sequence GTGTCTAATCTATTCTTCAATAATGAATTTATTAACAATACGATAAAGGATTATCTGGAAAGGAAGCTGGATGGCTATCAGAACATCGAGTACGCCTATGCCATTATGAATAAGAAGAACCCGGCACAGTTCACCATCATTTCCAATCGGATGGAATGGTTCCAGATTTATACGGAAAATAATTATCAGTTTATCGATCCGGTTCTTATCACTGCCTCGCACAGAGTGTCGCCATTTTCATGGGACGAAAATATTGCCATTAAATCCGGTCTGAAAATACCCAAGATCTTCGACATGGCACGCAATTATGATTTTATCAACGGCTATACCTTTGTGCTGCACGATCAGAATCATAATCTGGTGGTACTCTCTATTATTATCGATAAGCACAGCGGTAATAATACCGAAGAGAAAATTATTAAGAACAAATCTGAATTGCAGATGCTGCTAATTACAGCCCATGAGAAACTGTTGTTACTCTATCAGGAAGTGAACAGCATCGCCGAAAATGAAAAAGTAGATAAAGAGATATTTTCAAAGCGTGAAAATGAAATTATCTACTGGGCAAGTATGGGCAAAACCTATCAGGAAATTGCACTTATCCTTGGGATAAAACTGAGCACAGTGAAGTTCCATATCGGCAATGCTGTTAAAAAATTAGGTGTTACTAACGCCAAGCACGCTATAAGGCTGGGCATTGAGTTGCAGCTGATCAGGCCGGTGCTGCCCGACGCTAAACGATAA